The proteins below are encoded in one region of Hordeum vulgare subsp. vulgare chromosome 3H, MorexV3_pseudomolecules_assembly, whole genome shotgun sequence:
- the LOC123444290 gene encoding uncharacterized protein LOC123444290, whose amino-acid sequence MAARGGKALVLAMLISFLAVQGTPVFDFAACYCHLHKGCLLHTPASSTKEFHCVMTSLATCTDRRCSKITPSVMPLADAVNTDEGSMAVPAGGADHGEFNVAERSMAAPAEGADHSQFNFAEGNMAAPAGGAHHGESNTAEEDAAP is encoded by the exons ATGGCGGCTCGCGGTGGGAAGGCCCTGGTCCTGGCCATGCTGATCTCCTTCCTCGCGGTCCAAGGAACGCCGGTGTTTGATTTCGCCGCGTGCTACTGCCACCTCCACAAGGGGTGCCTATTACACACGCCAGCTAGCAGTACCAAGGAGTTCCACTGCGTGATGACAAGCCTCGCAACATGTACTGATCGGAGGTGCTCGAAGATCACTCCTTCCGTGATGCCACTGGCCGATGCTGTCAACACCG ACGAGGGTAGCATGGCCGTTCCTGCCGGGGGTGCCGATCACGGCGAGTTCAACGTCGCTGAGCGCAGCATGGCTGCTCCTGCCGAGGGTGCCGATCACAGCCAGTTCAACTTCGCTGAGGGCAACATGGCTGCTCCTGCCGGGGGTGCCCATCACGGCGAGTCCAACACCGCTGAAGAGGATGCAGCTCCATGA